One genomic region from Rosa rugosa chromosome 1, drRosRugo1.1, whole genome shotgun sequence encodes:
- the LOC133727397 gene encoding uncharacterized acetyltransferase At3g50280-like: protein MENIRFISTTYVQPKNQISQYTKIELTPCDVQLLLLDTIQKGLLFHKPEPDHEEDLNDKQRLKLIEHLKASFSLTLDIFYPLAGRLAVTENDDDNTVSFSVDCNGAGAQFVHAAADGVTVANILDPVYVPDSIVYSFFLMNGAVNYEGKSKPLLAVQVTELVDGIFIGLTMNHTAGDGTCFWNFFNTWSEISRSGTSRVAKPIFGREFLDGIIRLPIRIPFFQYQNPEEKVVPPTEPLQQRVFHFRKEKIAELKSKANAQMGTGRISSLQALMGHLWVSITRTRRLISSSTDDEESQEITKYAVLVGMRQRLHPPLSDQYLGNAVLIGTATSNVGELLQGGLGCAAMELNKMIALQTKQLEAKKFFEGFVEHPSLVTRIVVISNLLGTGSSPRFDVYGNDFGWGRPVAVRSGSGNKFDGKLTVFAGAEEGSIDFEVCLSTQTLQALAEDAEFMESVAV from the coding sequence ATGGAGAACATCCGCTTCATCTCTACAACTTATGTTCAACCCAAAAACCAAATTAGTCAGTATACTAAAATTGAATTAACTCCATGTGATGTTCAATTATTGCTACTAGATACGATCCAAAAAGGCCTTCTCTTCCACAAACCCGAACCCGATCACGAAGAAGACCTCAACGACAAGCAGAGGTTGAAGCTGATTGAGCACCTGAAAGCCTCCTTCTCACTCACATTGGACATCTTCTACCCACTTGCTGGACGTCTGGCCGTCACCGAAAATGACGACGACAACACGGTCTCGTTCTCCGTGGACTGCAATGGAGCTGGAGCCCAATTTGTCCATGCAGCCGCGGATGGTGTCACCGTGGCCAATATCCTCGACCCTGTTTATGTTCCGGATAGCATCGTCTACTCTTTCTTTTTGATGAATGGTGCAGTAAACTACGAAGGTAAGTCCAAACCCTTGCTCGCGGTGCAAGTAACTGAGCTCGTTGATGGCATTTTCATTGGTTTGACTATGAACCACACTGCTGGTGATggtacatgcttctggaatttCTTCAACACTTGGTCCGAAATCTCTCGATCAGGAACTTCCAGAGTGGCTAAGCCCATTTTCGGCCGTGAGTTTCTTGATGGAATCATCCGTCTCCCGATTCGAATTCCCTTCTTCCAATATCAAAACCCGGAAGAGAAAGTTGTGCCACCAACGGAACCGCTTCAGCAGAGAGTTTTCCATTTTCGAAAGGAAAAGATTGCGGAGCTTAAATCCAAAGCCAATGCGCAGATGGGCACTGGCAGGATCTCTTCCCTTCAAGCACTCATGGGCCATCTTTGGGTATCCATAACCCGAACCCGACGTCTCATTTCCAGTAGTACTGATGATGAAGAAAGTCAAGAAATAACGAAGTACGCGGTATTAGTAGGCATGAGGCAGAGACTACACCCTCCATTGTCCGATCAATACCTTGGAAATGCGGTTCTAATTGGCACCGCAACATCCAATGTAGGCGAACTGCTTCAGGGTGGACTAGGCTGCGCCGCTATGGAACTGAACAAGATGATAGCTTTACAGACAAAACAATTAGAAGCGAAGAAGTTCTTCGAGGGCTTTGTTGAGCATCCTAGTCTGGTAACAAGAATTGTGGTGATAAGTAACTTGTTGGGTACGGGAAGCTCACCACGGTTTGATGTGTACGGTAATGACTTTGGTTGGGGGAGGCCCGTGGCGGTTCGAAGCGGCTCCGGTAACAAATTTGATGGGAAGTTAACTGTGTTTGCTGGGGCTGAAGAAGGAAGCATTGATTTTGAGGTGTGCCTTTCGACTCAGACTCTACAAGCTTTGGCGGAGGATGCAGAGTTCATGGAGAGTGTGGCTGTGTGA
- the LOC133727398 gene encoding uncharacterized protein LOC133727398, translated as MAQVSEPGQNEEVEDEDAMNGGCQDSKSIESTIYQRSRAGELGVTCSSSWEEGKGLKTADDSIGWGFDHPHHINSSYASKYFCHQHYHLNHHPNPVRVVDTFGEINHRTWVQRRARV; from the exons ATGGCTCAAGTTTCTGAGCCAGGCCAAAATGAAgaagtggaagatgaagatgCAATGAATGGAGGGTGTCAGGATTCTAAATCAATCGAATCAACGATTTACCAGAGGTCCAGAG CTGGTGAATTGGGGGTCACTTGCTCAAGCTCTTGGGAAGAAGGAAAGGGGCTGAAGACAGCAGATGATTCTATAGGGTGGGGTTTTGATCATCCTCATCATATAAATTCATCCTACGCTTCTAAGTACTTCTGCCATCAGCATTACCATCTGAACCATCATCCAAATCCAGTCCGAGTGGTGGATACCTTTGGTGAAATAAACCACCGGACTTGGGTGCAAAGACGCGCCAGAGTATGA
- the LOC133721052 gene encoding UPF0481 protein At3g47200-like: MVAVFNKELLSWYLITVKLRETVESGIANPNQSIQSSDQNLQKREQQQSQSLQVVIQNGGDGKFEEGPKTPESEWVLTIKDKLEQASQDDAANVWSKLCIYRVPHYLREGDDKAYVPQIVSLGPYHHGRRRLRQMDRHKWRSLHQMLKRTNQDIKLYLDSMKEVEEKARSCYEGPVAISLSSNEFVEMMVLDGCFVLELFRGAAEGFKQLGYPRNDPIFAMRGSMHSIQRDMIMLENQLPLFVLDRLLGLQLGDPELKGLVSKLALRFFDPLMPTDEPLTKSDRNKLESSLGYATTFDPLSDQGALHCLDVFRRSLLRSGPKPVPRVWIKRWSNVNRVADKRRTQLIHCVTELREAGIKFKKRKTDRFWDVKFENGILSIPRLLIHDGTKSLFLNLIAFEQCHLDCSNDITSYVIFMDNLINSPADVGYLHYCGIIEHWLGSDAEVADLFNRLCQEVVFDINDSYLSRLSADVNRYYDHRWNAWRASLKHNYFSNPWAILSFLAAVVLLFLTFTQTFYGVYSYYRPPN, from the coding sequence ATGGTTGCTGTGTTCAACAAGGAGCTCCTGAGCTGGTACCTGATCACAGTCAAGCTCCGAGAAACAGTTGAATCCGGAATAGCAAATCCGAACCAATCAATCCAATCTTCTGATCAGAATCTGCAGAAACGAGAGCAGCAACAATCTCAGTCACTCCAAGTTGTGATCCAAAATGGTGGTGATGGGAAATTTGAAGAAGGGCCGAAAACGCCAGAGTCCGAGTGGGTTCTCACCATCAAAGACAAACTCGAGCAAGCTTCTCAAGACGATGCAGCAAATGTGTGGTCAAAGCTCTGCATCTACAGAGTCCCACATTACCTTAGAGAAGGTGATGACAAAGCTTATGTTCCTCAGATTGTGTCATTGGGGCCTTACCACCATGGAAGGAGACGCCTTCGCCAAATGGACCGCCACAAGTGGCGTTCGCTACATCAAATGCTCAAGAGGACTAATCAGGACATAAAGCTTTATCTTGATTCTATGAAAGAAGTTGAAGAAAAAGCTCGGTCTTGCTATGAAGGGCCGGTTGCGATAAGCCTTAGTAGCAATGAGTTTGTTGAAATGATGGTGCTTGATGGTTGCTTTGTGCTTGAGCTATTTCGTGGTGCAGCTGAGGGGTTTAAGCAACTCGGGTACCCTCGAAACGATCCCATTTTTGCAATGCGTGGCTCGATGCATTCGATTCAGAGGGACATGATTATGCTTGAGAATCAGCTTCCACTTTTCGTTCTTGACCGGCTGTTGGGTCTGCAGTTGGGGGATCCTGAGCTTAAAGGACTTGTATCCAAGCTAGCATTGAGGTTTTTCGACCCATTAATGCCAACAGATGAGCCATTAACAAAGAGTGATCGGAACAAATTGGAGTCATCACTTGGATATGCAACAACCTTTGATCCATTGTCTGATCAAGGTGCCCTTCATTGCCTTGATGTTTTCCGGCGTAGTCTATTGCGATCAGGGCCGAAACCTGTGCCAAGAGTTTGGATCAAGAGATGGTCAAACGTGAATCGGGTTGCCGATAAAAGGAGGACACAGTTGATTCATTGTGTCACAGAGCTTAGGGAGGCCGGGATCAAGTTCAAGAAGAGGAAGACTGATCGGTTCTGGGATGTGAAATTTGAAAATGGGATTCTGAGTATTCCAAGGCTCTTGATCCACGATGGTACTAAATCTCTATTCCTCAATCTTATTGCATTTGAGCAGTGTCATCTTGATTGCAGCAATGACATTACCTCCTATGTCATCTTCATGGACAACTTGATCAACTCTCCTGCTGATGTGGGTTATCTACATTATTGTGGCATAATTGAACACTGGCTTGGCAGTGATGCTGAGGTTGCTGACCTATTTAATCGTCTCTGCCAAGAGGTGGTCTTCGACATCAATGACAGTTATCTTTCTCGGCTTTCGGCTGATGTAAACCGCTACTACGACCACCGGTGGAATGCATGGCGTGCCAGTTTAAAGCACAACTACTTCAGCAATCCCTGGGCCATCCTCTCCTTCCTTGCTGCTGTTGTGTTGCTGTTTCTGACTTTCACTCAAACCTTCTATGGAGTTTATAGCTACTATAGACCGCCAAACTAG
- the LOC133721039 gene encoding protein RER1A-like, with translation MDTGAAGVGVAATADPSSQGSPLDAFQALSFGVSRRFQHLLDKTTPHLLYRWLATLAVALVYVLRIYRVQGFYVVSYGLGIYLLNLLIGFLSPQVDPEIHDLSDGPSLPTRGSDEFRPFVRRLPEFKFWYSITKAFCIAFVMTFFSAFDVPVFWPILLFYWLVLFVLTMRRQIVHMIKYKYVPFSIGKQRYDGKKASAL, from the exons ATGGACACCGGAGCGGCGGGCGTGGGTGTCGCCGCCACCGCCGACCCGTCGTCTCAGGGATCGCCGCTCGACGCATTCCAGGCATTGAGCTTCGGCGTCTCGCGCCGATTTCAGCACTTGCTCGACAAAACGACGCCGCACCTCCTCTACCGCTGGCTCGCCACCCTCGCCGTCGCCTTGGTCTACGTCCTCCGCATCTACCGGGTCCAGGGATTCTACGTCGTGTCGTACGGCTTGGGGATCTACCTCCTCAACTTGCTCATcggctttctctctcctcaggtCGACCCGGAGATCCACGACCTTTCCGACGGCCCCAGCCTCCCGACCCGCGGATCCGACGAGTTCCGGCCCTTCGTGCGACGCCTCCCCGAGTTTAAATTCTG GTACTCAATTACAAAGGCGTTTTGCATTGCTTTCGTGATGACATTCTTCAGTGCATTTGATGTGCCTGTGTTCTGGCCTATTCTTCTCTTTTACTGGCTTGTGCTCTTCGTTCTCACAATGAGGAGGCAGATCGTGCACATGATCAAGTACAAATATGTTCCTTTCTCTATTGGCAAGCAG AGGTATGATGGAAAGAAAGCTTCTGCATTGTAA